A single window of Syntrophotalea acetylenica DNA harbors:
- a CDS encoding AAA family ATPase, with product MKIPLGERLVEEGVISQQQLSAALQRQRLRGGRLGQNLCAQGSLDEKKLQNFFRKPPECPQTIEDTGLDLFFIADLALKHALFLGDFTLADLSDRVKLPGHILDLAVEELRREHFVKVKGASLYSKSTYQYCITEPGIRRASALLDVSRYVGPAPVALDDYRDMVDLQTVRSLLISQERVHQVFSHLVVSDRLLRRLGPALSSGKEIFLYGPPGNGKTSIAEAVAELLPGGIYMPYALYVRGKSSMSTTRSTITLWKLKTEPVPMTSAGCLYGGRWSLPEAS from the coding sequence ATGAAAATTCCCCTGGGTGAAAGGTTGGTAGAAGAGGGTGTAATATCTCAACAGCAACTCAGCGCGGCGTTACAGCGTCAGAGGCTGCGGGGAGGGCGGCTGGGGCAGAATCTTTGTGCCCAGGGATCGCTCGATGAGAAGAAGCTTCAGAATTTTTTTCGAAAGCCTCCGGAATGCCCGCAGACCATCGAAGATACCGGCCTCGACCTGTTTTTCATTGCCGATCTGGCATTGAAGCATGCCCTGTTCCTTGGAGACTTTACCCTCGCCGACCTGAGCGATCGGGTCAAGCTTCCGGGGCATATTCTCGATCTGGCAGTGGAAGAGCTCCGAAGAGAGCATTTTGTCAAAGTGAAGGGGGCCTCCCTCTATTCCAAAAGCACCTATCAGTATTGTATTACCGAACCAGGCATCCGTCGGGCCTCGGCGCTGCTCGATGTTTCCCGTTATGTAGGACCCGCCCCGGTTGCTCTTGACGATTACCGCGACATGGTGGACCTCCAGACGGTGCGTAGTCTCCTGATAAGCCAGGAAAGGGTGCATCAGGTCTTCTCCCATCTGGTTGTCAGCGATCGGTTGTTGCGGCGTCTGGGGCCGGCACTGAGTTCGGGAAAGGAAATTTTTCTTTACGGACCGCCGGGCAACGGCAAGACCTCCATCGCCGAGGCTGTTGCCGAACTGCTGCCGGGCGGCATTTATATGCCCTATGCATTGTATGTGCGGGGGAAATCATCAATGTCTACGACCCGGTCAACCATCACGCTCTGGAAGTTGAAAACGGAGCCTGTGCCTATGACGAGCGCTGGCTGTTTGTACGGCGGCCGGTGGTCATTGCCGGAGGCGAGCTGA